A genome region from Lactobacillus sp. ESL0791 includes the following:
- the pepT gene encoding peptidase T: protein MKYPNLLPRFLKYVKVNSRSDEHADRFPSTEREERFQKEVILPDLEKLGLSDVHYNQQSGCVIAEVPANITADVPVMGFLAHCDTADFNAENVQPQVHENYDGKSKIQLGDSEFYLDPAVFPNLKKYQGQTIITASGDTLLGGDDKTGVAELITLAEYLLTHPEVKHGKIRFAFTPDEEIGTGAQHFDVPEFSADFAFTVDGEEPGKLDWDTFSAAAFSLDIQGVNVHPAVAKDQMINAIQVGINFQNQLPQDEVPEKTSGRQGFFHLDNFQGTVDNAHLDYIVRDFERDGLEKRKNLVKEIVAKMNAAFDSERIKLEMHDQYYNMADELAKHMDIVNIARKAYQEEGLTINEDPVRGGTDGSQLTYMGLPCPNLFAGQENMHGRFEYTVLESMEKAVDVMVRMVQLNAENHH, encoded by the coding sequence ATGAAATACCCAAATTTATTACCAAGATTTTTAAAATACGTTAAGGTTAATTCCCGTTCTGATGAACATGCAGACCGTTTTCCTTCAACTGAGCGTGAGGAACGATTTCAAAAAGAGGTAATCCTGCCGGACTTAGAAAAATTAGGCTTAAGCGATGTTCATTATAACCAGCAATCGGGCTGTGTGATTGCTGAAGTGCCAGCAAATATTACGGCTGATGTTCCTGTCATGGGCTTTTTGGCTCACTGTGATACAGCTGATTTTAATGCCGAAAATGTTCAGCCGCAGGTACACGAGAATTATGATGGTAAATCCAAGATTCAACTTGGTGATTCCGAATTTTATTTAGATCCTGCAGTTTTTCCTAATTTGAAGAAATATCAAGGGCAAACAATTATTACCGCATCTGGTGACACGCTGCTTGGCGGCGATGACAAGACTGGGGTAGCCGAATTAATTACTTTGGCTGAATACCTTTTGACTCATCCGGAAGTTAAGCACGGCAAGATTCGCTTTGCCTTTACGCCCGATGAAGAAATTGGCACGGGAGCACAACATTTTGATGTTCCTGAATTTAGTGCCGACTTTGCCTTCACGGTTGATGGAGAAGAACCGGGCAAGCTAGACTGGGACACTTTTTCGGCCGCTGCTTTCAGCTTAGATATTCAAGGGGTTAATGTTCATCCGGCTGTTGCCAAAGATCAGATGATTAATGCCATTCAGGTAGGAATTAATTTTCAAAATCAACTGCCGCAGGATGAGGTACCGGAGAAAACTTCCGGCCGCCAAGGCTTCTTCCATTTAGACAATTTCCAAGGGACGGTTGATAACGCTCACTTGGACTACATTGTGCGCGACTTTGAACGCGATGGCCTGGAAAAGCGCAAGAATCTGGTTAAAGAAATTGTTGCCAAGATGAACGCTGCGTTTGACAGTGAGCGCATTAAGCTGGAAATGCATGACCAGTATTATAACATGGCTGATGAACTTGCTAAGCATATGGATATTGTTAATATAGCGCGCAAAGCCTATCAAGAAGAGGGGCTAACGATTAATGAAGATCCTGTCCGCGGCGGAACTGACGGCTCACAGCTGACATATATGGGACTTCCTTGTCCTAATCTCTTTGCTGGTCAGGAGAATATGCACGGCCGCTTTGAGTATACTGTTTTAGAATCAATGGAGAAGGCAGTTGACGTGATGGTCAGAATGGTGCAGTTAAACGCTGAAAATCATCATTAG